A window of the Bradyrhizobium ottawaense genome harbors these coding sequences:
- a CDS encoding ABC transporter substrate-binding protein, which produces MTQRRILLDRRAFLGGAAALGAGALSGRAFAADGAFNIGWIRPTTGRLASSYAPLYIGGLIAIDDINASGGVMSRKIARQEEDDEASPAREPAVIKKLQESGVRYICGPTGSSQSLAALAVTTPAKTITTMYAIASEAGDGTRYPWHYQCTFNSDLQAEMASRYLVETLKLKKIGILQENTAYGEQVVAACQAVLKKLGVTPVGVEVFPITAPDLNGYVGNLRKAGADGVLFWTGSTPITAKGFNSMHAQKYYPAIAGHSALFADSLLDLVPAEALQNAAGTYYKTLTWTDKEAIGARQLEFAKKANAFPETKETGVNVAASPFYDFLHMLRAAIESEKSFDPEKVKRAMDATKNYNGLLGTLNFTATNHAAISIEDMTMATLLSGRDPTAMAVFRKRAV; this is translated from the coding sequence ATGACGCAACGAAGAATTTTGCTCGATCGCCGGGCTTTTCTCGGCGGCGCAGCGGCGCTCGGTGCGGGCGCGCTGAGCGGCAGGGCTTTTGCGGCGGACGGAGCCTTCAATATCGGCTGGATCCGGCCGACGACGGGGCGGCTCGCCTCTTCCTACGCCCCGCTCTATATCGGCGGCCTGATTGCCATCGACGACATCAATGCCTCCGGCGGCGTGATGAGCCGCAAGATCGCGCGGCAAGAAGAGGACGACGAGGCCTCGCCTGCTCGCGAGCCGGCCGTGATCAAGAAGCTACAGGAATCCGGCGTTCGCTACATTTGCGGCCCGACCGGATCGAGCCAGTCGCTGGCGGCACTGGCCGTCACGACGCCAGCGAAGACCATCACCACCATGTACGCCATCGCCTCGGAAGCCGGCGATGGTACGCGTTACCCTTGGCACTATCAGTGTACTTTCAATTCGGATCTCCAGGCCGAGATGGCCTCGCGCTATCTGGTCGAAACATTGAAGCTGAAGAAGATCGGAATTTTGCAGGAAAACACCGCCTATGGCGAACAGGTGGTCGCCGCCTGCCAGGCCGTGCTGAAAAAGCTCGGCGTGACGCCGGTCGGCGTCGAGGTGTTTCCGATCACCGCTCCCGACCTGAACGGCTATGTCGGCAATTTGCGCAAGGCCGGCGCCGACGGCGTGCTGTTCTGGACCGGCTCGACGCCGATCACGGCCAAGGGATTCAATTCCATGCACGCCCAAAAATATTATCCGGCGATCGCTGGCCACAGCGCGCTGTTTGCCGACTCGCTGCTCGACCTCGTGCCGGCAGAGGCACTGCAGAACGCGGCTGGAACCTACTACAAGACGCTGACCTGGACCGACAAGGAGGCGATCGGCGCCCGGCAGCTGGAGTTCGCGAAGAAGGCCAACGCCTTCCCCGAGACCAAGGAGACCGGCGTCAACGTGGCGGCATCTCCGTTCTACGATTTTCTGCACATGCTGCGCGCGGCGATCGAATCGGAAAAATCCTTCGACCCCGAAAAGGTCAAGCGCGCCATGGACGCGACCAAAAATTACAACGGCCTGCTCGGCACGCTGAACTTTACGGCGACAAACCATGCAGCGATCTCGATCGAGGATATGACCATGGCAACGCTGCTGTCCGGGCGCGATCCCACGGCGATGGCGGTGTTCCGAAAGCGCGCGGTGTAA
- a CDS encoding AMP-binding protein translates to MESDLATAGTAWNDTRVFSPDVCVLRNILDRNAAEAPDKVFVRFDDGNEWTYAQTRATVRRTAAALQRMGVAQDDHVLTWLPNSPDALRIWFAINYIGAVYVPMNIAWRGQVLENAVRVSAARFLISHADLADRILDIDRCALTELLLIGPRASDKRLPGFTHHDVAELALQAEPAPPPRPIMPWDNQMIIYTSGTTGPSKGVLCSYMHCGSCALAFPPLTGEDRNLVNLPLFHMSGTGAVYRMLAKGGSIALVEAFETRTFWDTVRRTQATYLTLLGAMVPFLLKEPPGPRDRDHTLRNVAIVPLADGFEEFGERFGVDVYTVFNMTETSWPILSERNPATLGTCGRPRPGVSARVVDDNDIEVEPGKVGELVLRTDAPWAMSHGYYGNPEATARAWRNGWFHTGDAFRRNEQGELFFVDRIKDAIRRRGENISSFEVEAAINGHPDVREVAVVGVPSEFGEDDVLAVVAPVEGRTIDCTALLDWLQPRLAHFMIPRYIRVLPELPKTPTQKVQKHLLRADGIGAGTWDREAAGLRIRREKLASLGAIEDEAR, encoded by the coding sequence ATGGAAAGTGACCTTGCAACGGCAGGCACCGCGTGGAACGACACGCGGGTATTTTCGCCTGATGTCTGCGTGTTGCGCAACATTCTCGACCGCAACGCGGCCGAAGCGCCCGACAAGGTCTTCGTCCGCTTCGACGACGGCAATGAATGGACCTACGCGCAAACCCGCGCGACGGTGCGGCGTACCGCCGCGGCGTTGCAGCGCATGGGCGTAGCCCAGGACGATCACGTGCTCACTTGGCTGCCCAACAGCCCGGACGCGCTGCGTATCTGGTTTGCGATCAATTACATCGGCGCCGTCTACGTGCCGATGAACATCGCCTGGCGCGGACAGGTTCTGGAAAACGCGGTGCGGGTTTCCGCCGCGCGATTTCTGATCTCGCACGCCGATCTAGCCGACCGCATCCTCGACATCGACCGCTGCGCGCTGACCGAGCTGCTCTTGATCGGACCCCGCGCGAGCGACAAGCGCCTGCCCGGATTTACCCATCACGACGTCGCCGAGCTCGCGCTACAGGCCGAGCCGGCGCCGCCGCCGCGGCCGATCATGCCCTGGGACAACCAGATGATCATCTACACGTCCGGTACCACCGGGCCGTCCAAGGGCGTGCTCTGCTCGTATATGCATTGCGGGTCCTGCGCGCTGGCGTTTCCGCCGCTGACCGGCGAGGACCGTAATCTCGTCAACCTTCCGCTGTTCCACATGAGCGGCACCGGCGCGGTCTATCGCATGCTGGCCAAAGGCGGCTCGATTGCGCTGGTCGAGGCGTTCGAAACCCGCACGTTCTGGGACACGGTACGGCGCACCCAAGCGACCTACCTCACTCTGCTCGGCGCCATGGTGCCGTTCCTGCTGAAGGAGCCGCCGGGACCGCGCGACCGCGACCACACGCTGCGCAATGTCGCGATCGTGCCACTGGCCGATGGTTTTGAGGAATTCGGAGAGCGGTTCGGCGTCGACGTCTACACCGTCTTCAACATGACCGAAACGTCATGGCCGATCCTGTCCGAACGCAATCCAGCGACACTCGGAACCTGCGGCCGGCCGCGCCCCGGCGTCTCCGCCCGCGTCGTCGACGACAACGACATTGAGGTCGAACCGGGCAAGGTCGGCGAACTCGTATTGCGCACCGACGCGCCCTGGGCGATGAGCCACGGCTATTACGGCAATCCCGAAGCCACCGCGCGGGCCTGGCGTAACGGGTGGTTCCACACCGGCGACGCGTTTCGCCGCAACGAGCAGGGAGAACTCTTCTTCGTCGATCGCATCAAGGATGCGATCCGGCGGCGCGGCGAAAACATCTCGTCGTTCGAGGTCGAGGCGGCGATCAACGGCCATCCGGACGTGCGCGAAGTCGCTGTGGTCGGCGTTCCCAGTGAATTTGGCGAGGACGACGTCCTGGCCGTGGTCGCGCCTGTTGAGGGCCGGACGATCGACTGCACCGCCTTGCTCGACTGGCTACAGCCGCGGCTCGCGCATTTCATGATCCCGCGCTACATCCGCGTGCTGCCTGAACTGCCGAAGACGCCGACCCAGAAAGTCCAGAAGCACCTGCTGCGCGCGGACGGAATTGGCGCAGGCACGTGGGACCGCGAAGCGGCGGGGCTACGGATTCGCCGCGAGAAACTCGCCAGTCTCGGCGCCATCGAAGATGAAGCGCGATGA
- a CDS encoding CaiB/BaiF CoA transferase family protein — MSGPLAGLRVVEMAGIGPGPFCAMLFADLGAEVIRIRRPGGTIFDTEPRFDVTGRGCRIVELDLRETDAVETALALVEKAEVLTEGYRPGVMERLGLGPDVCLTRNPRLVYGRMTGWGQDGPLAARAGHDINYIALTGALHAIGRPDTPPPPPLNLVGDFGGGAMFLAFGVLAAVLEARASGKGQIVDAAMTDGVALLSAGRFAGRASGRQTNERGNNMLDGGAPFYDTYACADGNFIALGAIEPQFFTRFREICGLHDPLFDEQMNKEKWPAQKRALAAMFRTRGRDEWVTLLGGDDTCATPVLDWDEAIGDPHNTARNTFITIDGVKQPAPAPRFSRTPTAVPRSARVSGDDTHEILGKWGLAKPHIDRLLA, encoded by the coding sequence ATGAGTGGGCCGCTCGCCGGACTACGCGTGGTTGAGATGGCCGGCATCGGCCCGGGTCCGTTCTGCGCGATGCTGTTTGCCGACCTCGGCGCGGAAGTGATCCGCATACGCCGGCCGGGCGGCACGATCTTCGACACCGAGCCGCGCTTTGACGTTACCGGGCGCGGTTGCCGTATCGTCGAACTCGATTTGCGCGAGACTGACGCGGTCGAGACCGCGCTGGCGCTGGTTGAAAAGGCCGAGGTCCTGACCGAAGGCTATCGCCCCGGCGTGATGGAGCGCCTTGGCCTCGGGCCCGACGTCTGCCTGACGCGCAACCCGCGGCTGGTCTACGGCCGCATGACCGGCTGGGGCCAGGACGGGCCGCTGGCCGCACGGGCCGGACACGACATCAATTACATCGCATTGACCGGGGCGCTGCACGCGATCGGGCGCCCCGATACGCCGCCGCCGCCACCGCTGAACCTGGTCGGCGATTTCGGAGGCGGCGCGATGTTTCTCGCCTTCGGTGTGCTCGCCGCGGTGCTGGAGGCGCGCGCCTCCGGCAAAGGGCAGATCGTGGATGCAGCGATGACCGACGGCGTGGCGTTGCTCTCGGCCGGGCGTTTTGCGGGGCGGGCTTCCGGGCGCCAGACGAACGAGCGCGGCAACAATATGCTCGATGGCGGCGCCCCCTTCTACGATACATACGCCTGCGCCGACGGCAATTTCATCGCACTCGGCGCGATCGAGCCGCAATTCTTCACCCGTTTCCGCGAGATCTGCGGGCTGCACGATCCCCTGTTCGATGAGCAAATGAACAAGGAGAAATGGCCGGCGCAGAAGCGGGCGCTCGCCGCGATGTTCCGCACGCGCGGCCGCGACGAATGGGTAACGCTGCTTGGCGGTGACGACACCTGCGCGACGCCGGTGCTTGACTGGGACGAAGCCATCGGCGATCCACACAACACCGCGCGCAACACGTTCATCACGATCGACGGCGTCAAGCAGCCGGCTCCGGCACCACGCTTCAGCCGCACGCCGACGGCAGTCCCGCGATCCGCTCGCGTCTCTGGCGACGACACGCATGAGATCTTGGGGAAATGGGGCTTAGCGAAGCCCCACATCGATCGGTTACTTGCCTGA